A stretch of DNA from Candidatus Deferrimicrobiaceae bacterium:
GACAGCTGCTCCTGCGGATCGATCCGGAGCCTTACGCCGTCCGGGTGGCCGCCGCCGGTTCCGCCGTCTCGGCCGCGACGGCGGACCTGACCGGGGCCAAGTCGGACATCGCCGCCGGGAAAGCCGACATCCAGGCGGCCCGCCAGGACCTGGCGGCGTCCCGGGCCCAGCTCGACCAGGCCCGGCTCGCCGTCGATGCGGGCCGGTCCCGGGTAACCCTTGCCGAGGCGCAGCTTGCCCAGGCCGTGCGGGACGCAGAGCGGGCAGGCAACCTCTTCGAGAGGCAGTCGATCAGCCGGGAGCGGTTCGAGAAGGCCCAGACCGAGCTGGATGTGGGCAGGGCCCGCCACGACCTCGCGAAGGAGGAGCTTCGGCTCACCGAGGCAGCCATACCCACCCACGAGGCGCAGATCTCCCAGAAGAATGCCATCCTGGCCCAGCGGCAGGCGGCACTATCGCAGCGCGAGGCAAGGGTGGGACAGCAAAGCGCCCTCGTCAGCCAGCGGGAATCCGCCTTCGCGGAGGCGAAGCTCTACCGGCAGTACGCGGACGTCGTCGCCCCAGTCGACGGATATGTGACCCGGAAGACGGTGGAGGCGGGACAGGTCGTCTCTCCGGGGCAGCCGCTGCTCGCCATCACCGATCTTTCGGACGTGTGGGTGGTGGCGAACTACAAGGAGACCCAGATCGAGAAGATCCGTCCCGGCCAGCCGGTCTCCATCCGCATCGACACGTTCTCGGGGAAGAAGTTCCACGGGAAGGTGGAAAGCATCATGGCGGGGACCGGGTCCGCCTTTTCCCTCTTTCCCCCCGAGAACGCCACGGGGAACTACGTCAAGGTCGTGCAGCGGGTCCCGGTGAAGATCGTGCTCGACCGGGGGGAAGACCCGGAGCACATCCTGCGGATCGGGATGTCCGTCGTGCCCACGGTGAACGTCCGGTAACCCGATGAACGGGGAGAACCGGTTCGACAACGCGGTCGGCGCGATGCGCGGGAGCAAGTGGATCGTCGCGTTCACCGTGATGCTGCCGACGCTGATCGAGATCATCGACATCAGCGTCGCCAACGTGTCGCTCGACCACATCCGCGGCTCCCTCTCCGCGGGGATCGACGAGGCCGCCTGGGTCCTCACCTCCTACCTCGTCTCCAACGCGATCATCATCCCGATGACCGGGTGGCTCGCCCGTACCTTCGGGCGGAAGCGGTACCTCCTCTTCTCCATCCTCCTGTTCACCGGGGCGTCCCTGATGTGCGGGGCCGCGACCAGCCTCGGGATGCTCGTCTTCTTCCGCGTCCTTCAGGGGATCGGGGGCGGGGCGCTCCAGCCCCTCTCCCAGGCGATCCTGCTGGAGACGTTTCCCCCGCGAGAGCACGGGATGGCGATGGCCATCTTCGGCATCGGCATCATGTTCGGGCCGATCGCGGGCCCCCTCATGGGCGGCTACATCACGGATACCCTTTCGTGGCGGTGGATCTTCTACGTCAACATCCCCATCGGCATCTTCGCCGTCATGATGGTCAAGATGTTCATCGTCGACCCCCCCTACATGCGGCGGACGGAAAAGGTGAAGGTGGACGCCTGGGGGATCGCGCTGTTGACGGTGGGGATCGGCGCGCTCCAGATCGTGCTGGACAAGGGACAGCGCGAGGACTGGTTCCAGTCCGACTTCATCCTGGTCGTCTCCGCGATCTCCGCGCTTTCTCTCATCGCGTTCGTGATCGTCGAGCTCTTCTACGCCGAGTCCCCGATCGTCGACCTGCGCGCATTCAAGAACATCTCGTTCTCCTCCGGCAACGTGGTGATGTTCGTCGCCTTTTTCAACCTCCTGGGGAGCATCGTCCTTTTGCCCCTGTACGCCCAGATCCTGCTCGGCTACACGGCGACGCTCGCGGGGCTCGTGCTCTCCCCCGGCGGGATCGCCACGCTCGTGACGATGCCCGTGGTGGGGAAGCTCATCGTAAGGCAGAACCCGAAGTACCTCCTCGCCCTGGGGATCCTGGTGTGCGCCTTCTCCACCCGGCAGATGGCGGGGTTCAACCTCACCTCCGACTTCGAGTCCCTCATGTGGCCGAGGATCTATCTCGGCATCGGAATGGGCCTCCTGTTCATCCCGCTCACGACCCTCACCCTCTCCTCGATCCCGAAGCCCCAGATGGGAAACGCGACCTCCATCTACAACCTGCTCCGGAACCTGGGGGGGTCGATCGGC
This window harbors:
- a CDS encoding HlyD family secretion protein: MGEERNGGGSGQPKYSRRRNAMMLFLVAALVTVGSGLFYWWYRQTHIVTDDAYVEGRIHPVAARIQGTVAEVVVEDNQPVKQGQLLLRIDPEPYAVRVAAAGSAVSAATADLTGAKSDIAAGKADIQAARQDLAASRAQLDQARLAVDAGRSRVTLAEAQLAQAVRDAERAGNLFERQSISRERFEKAQTELDVGRARHDLAKEELRLTEAAIPTHEAQISQKNAILAQRQAALSQREARVGQQSALVSQRESAFAEAKLYRQYADVVAPVDGYVTRKTVEAGQVVSPGQPLLAITDLSDVWVVANYKETQIEKIRPGQPVSIRIDTFSGKKFHGKVESIMAGTGSAFSLFPPENATGNYVKVVQRVPVKIVLDRGEDPEHILRIGMSVVPTVNVR
- a CDS encoding DHA2 family efflux MFS transporter permease subunit; the protein is MNGENRFDNAVGAMRGSKWIVAFTVMLPTLIEIIDISVANVSLDHIRGSLSAGIDEAAWVLTSYLVSNAIIIPMTGWLARTFGRKRYLLFSILLFTGASLMCGAATSLGMLVFFRVLQGIGGGALQPLSQAILLETFPPREHGMAMAIFGIGIMFGPIAGPLMGGYITDTLSWRWIFYVNIPIGIFAVMMVKMFIVDPPYMRRTEKVKVDAWGIALLTVGIGALQIVLDKGQREDWFQSDFILVVSAISALSLIAFVIVELFYAESPIVDLRAFKNISFSSGNVVMFVAFFNLLGSIVLLPLYAQILLGYTATLAGLVLSPGGIATLVTMPVVGKLIVRQNPKYLLALGILVCAFSTRQMAGFNLTSDFESLMWPRIYLGIGMGLLFIPLTTLTLSSIPKPQMGNATSIYNLLRNLGGSIGVAFSTTMFARRAQIHQSHLTEHLTWFDRGFRDAVGWGRAMLPGRGIPESAAEGTSMKMIYGQAIRQATAMGFNDAFWILSVLMVCVLPLLLLMRRPEHQNDPPPPGH